A stretch of DNA from Catenulispora acidiphila DSM 44928:
GCAGCGAGTAGTGCGGGAAGCTCGACCCGCCACTCGCGCACGCACTCCTGCAGCAGCCACAGACCCATGATGTTGCGCAGGTAGCGGATCGTGCCGTCGATCCCGGCCTCGTTCGTGAAGTTCGCGGCCCGGCTCGCCTCGGACAGCACTGGATGCTCGAGCTCGAGTCCGGCCAGTGACCATGTTCCGGTGCTGATATACGCGAAGCGCTCCCCCGCTGCGGCCGGTACGGCGACCACCGCCGACGCCGTGTCATGCGAAGCCACCGCCGTCACCGGAACCGGACCGCGCAACCCGGCGGCCTCCAGCACGGCAGGCAGCAGGTCCCCGATCCGCGCTCCCGGTTGCCGCAGCGGCGGGAACAGCCCGACGTCCACCCCGAGCCGACCGGCCAGATCCGCAGACCATGTTCGGCTGGAGGCATCGAGCAGCTGTGTGGTGGAAGCGTTGGTGACCTCAGTGCCGGCGATCCCGGTCAGCCAATAGGCCATCAAATCCGGAATCAGCAGTGCCTGGCGAGCAGCAGCCAACGCACCAGTCCCCCGCGCCGCAATGAGCTGATACAGCGTGTTGAATGGCGCGTGCTGAATGCCGGTGACCGCATACAGTGCCTCGGCAGGCACCGTTTTCCATGCGCGCTCGGCAACACCCTCTGTCCGCGCGTCGCGATAGTGCACCGGATTGCCGACCAAGGCACCGTCAGCGTCGAGCAAGCCGTAGTCCACGGCCCAACTGTCGATTCCGATCGATGCGACCTGACCACCGGCGCGCAGCCCATCCACAATGCCCTGATACAGCGCGAGCGCATCCCAATACAACGTCCCGCCGACGCGCACCGGACGGTTCTCGAACCGATGCGCCTCACGCATCTTCAAGCAGTCTGTACCGACCCGCGCGACCATCACCCGTCCGCTGGACGCGCCCAGATCAACCGCCGCGACGGTCCCGGTGGTCCCGGTCTCGGTCCCGCCGCTCATCGCAGGAACGCCGCCGCGACACCGGCATCCACCGGAATGTGCAGCCCAGTGGTGTGCGTCAGGTCGCCGCCGACGAGCGCGAACACCGCGTTGGCGACGTGCTCCGGCAACACCTCGCGCTTGAGAATGGTGCGCTGCGCATAGAACTCCCCGAGCTTCTCCTCTTCAATGCCATAGGTAGCCGCACGCTGCGCGCCCCAACCGCCGGCGAAGATGCCCGAGCCGCGCACCACCCCATCGGGATTGATGCCGTTGACGCGAATGCCGTGTTCGCCGAGTTCGGCTGCCAGCAACCGCACCTGATGCGCCTGATCAGCCTTGGTCGCGGAGTAGGCGATGTTGTTCGGCCCGGCGAACACCGAGTTCTTACTGGCGATATAGACGATGTCCCCGCCGAGCCCCTGCCCGATCATGACCCGCGCCGCCTCCCGCGACACCAGGAACGAACCACGCGCCATGATGGCGTGCTGCACATCCCAGTCAGCCGCACTCGTCTCGAGCAGCGGCTTGGAAATGCTGATCCCGGCGTTGTTGACCACCAGATCCACACCTCCGAAAGCCAGCAGCGCGGCATCGAAAGCCGCCGTGATCTGCTCCTCGTCGGTCACATCGACGGTCACGGCGACCGCACGGTCGGCACCGCCGAGTTCGGCAGCCACCGCCTCGGCCGCCCCCGCGTCCCGGTCGGCGACGACGACACACGCGCCCTCCGCGACCAGCCGATGCGCGATGGCTTTGCCGATCCCGGATCCGGCGCCGGTCACCACCGCGATCCGAGTGGCTAGCGGCTTAGGCTTGGGCATGCGGGCAAGCTTGGCCTCCTCCAGGTCCCAATACTCGATTCGAAACTTCTCCGACTCCTCGATGGGTGCGTAGGAGGAGACAGCCTCGGCACCGCGCATGACGTTGATCGCGTTGACGTAGAACTCTCCGGCCACCCGCGCCGTCTGCTTGTCCCGACCGAAGCTAAACATGCCCACGCCGGGGATCAGGACGATCGCCGGGTCCGCACCCCGCATCGGCGGTGAATCAGGGCTCGCATGGCGCTCGTAATAGGCGCGGTAGTCCTCGCGGTAGGCGGCGTGGAGCTCACGCAGGCGTGCGATGACGTCGTCAAGCGGCGCGGTCGGCGGCAGGTCCAGCACCAGCGGCCGCACCTTGGTGCGCAGGAAGTGGTCGGGACAGGACGTACCGAGCCCGGCCAGTCGCGGGTGCTCGGCGCGTGCCAAGAAGTCCAAGACGACGTCGGCGTCGGCGAAGTGCCCAACCTGCGCACGATCAGCCGAAGCCAGCGCTCTGATATACGGCGCCAACGCAGCAGCGCGCACTCGCCGTTCCGCCTCCGGCAGCGCTTCGTAGCCCGCCAGGACCGGACCGAACGGCTCGCGCCTACCGTGCTCGGCGAGGAACGCCTCAGCAGTCCGAATGATCCGCAGCGAGTTCGCCTCGCACGCCTGCGACGTCGCGCCCCAAGCCGTGATCCCGTGCCCGCCGAGCACGCACCCGATCGCCTGCGGATGGGCAGCCTTGACCGCCGCGATGTCCAGACCGAGCTGAAAACCGGGGCGCCGCCAGGGAATCCACACCACGGCGTCGCCGAAGCACTCCGCCGTCAGCTTCTCCCCGTCAGCGGCACACGCCAGCGCGATCCCCGAATCAGGATGCAGATGATCCACATGCTCCGCATCGACCAGCCCATGCATCGCGGTGTCGATCGACGGCGCGGCGCCGCCCTTGCCGTGCAGACAGAAGTCGAACGCCGCGACCATCTCGTCCTCGCGCTCGACGCCGGGATAGACGTCGACCAGCGCGCGCAACCGATCCAGCCGCAGCACCGCCAGACCGGCCTCGGCCAACGTCCCCAAGTCGCCCCCGGAACCCTTGACCCACAACAGCTCGACGTCGCCGCCGGTCACCGGATCGGTCACGGTCCCCTTGGCTGAGGTGTTGCCGCCGGCGTAGTTCGTATTCCTCGGATCGGCGCCGAGACGATGGGACCGGTTCAGCAGAGCATTGACGTTCTCGTGCATCACGCGCCCCATCCCGCCTGTGTGCCGCCCACTCGATCGGCGACGATCTTCTCCGCGTAGCCGGAAGCGCGGTAGGCCGCCAGCGGATCGCGGTCCAACCCCATCTCCTCGCGCAGATCCGCCAGCAGCGGGCGCACGTCGGTGTCGTACGCGTCCATCAGCACCGCGTGCGCACCGAGCACGTCCCCCGCCGCCTGCGCCTCACGCAACGCCGGCAGATCCACCAGCAGCACCTTCGCCGTGGCTTCCTGCACGTTCATCACCGAGCGGATCATCGCCGGGATCTTCGCCTCGATGTTGTGGCACTGGTCCAGCATGAACGCCACGCCGTGGGCCTTGTCGAACCCGCCGTTCTTCGCCACCTCGTGCAGAATCCGGAACAGTTGGAAGGGATCCGCCGCGCCGACCATCAGATCGTCGTCGGCGTAGAACCGGGAGTTGAAGTCGAACGCCCCGAGCTTCCCCTCCCGCAGCAAGAACGCGACGATGAACTCGATGTTCGTCCCCGGCGCGTGATGCCCGGTGTCCACGACCACCTTCGCCTTCGGTCCCAGCTTCAGACAGTGCGCGTAGGACGTGCCCCAGTCCGGAACGTCGGTGGAGTAGAAGGCCGGCTCGAAAAGCTTGTACTCCAACACCATCCGCTGATGCTCGCCAAGGCGCGCGTAGACCTCTGACAGCGCCTCGAAAAGCCGGTCCTGCCGCGCGACGATGTCGTCCTGACCGGGGTAGTTCGTGCCGTCGGCGAACCACAGCTTCAGCGAGTCCGATCCGGTCGCGTCCATGATGTCGACGCACTCCATCAGATGCGCCACCGCCTTGCGCCGCACCGCCGCGTCCGGATGCGCCACCGAGCCGAGCTTGAAGTCGTCGTCCTGGAAGGTGTTGGAGTTGATCATCCCTATACGCACGCCCAGATTCGCGGCGTGCGCGGCCAGCGCGCCGTAGTCGTCGACACGGTCCCACGGGATGTGGAGCGACACCAGCGGCGCGACCCCCGTCGCGGCGTGCACCTGCGCGGCGTCGGCCAGCTTCTCGAACGGGTCCCGGGGCACTCCGGCCTGCGCGAACACCTTGAACCGGGTGCCGGAGTTCGCGTAGCCCCAGGAGGGGGTCTCGATCTCCTGCGCCTGCAGAGCGGCCTTCACAGCCGACGGGTCGGGCATGGCTCCACCTCGCGGATCGGGATTGAATCGATTCAATGCCTCGCTGGTGCCGACCTTAAGCGGCACCTCGGACGCCGTCAAGAGGAGATCCCCGGGCGCGGACACGATCTTGAACGAACCCCCAGGTCGACCAGGTGAGAAGCGTGCCCTGTAAGGTGACCTCGACGGGTGAAACCATTCAGTCCCAACCAGCAGGCGGACCGCACAGGTGACCAAGAAGACAGTCGGGATCTCGGACGTCGCACGCGAGGCCGGCGTGTCCGTCGGCACGGTCTCCAACAGCTTCAACCGCCCGGATTCGGTGGCGCCGG
This window harbors:
- a CDS encoding rhamnulokinase; this encodes MSGGTETGTTGTVAAVDLGASSGRVMVARVGTDCLKMREAHRFENRPVRVGGTLYWDALALYQGIVDGLRAGGQVASIGIDSWAVDYGLLDADGALVGNPVHYRDARTEGVAERAWKTVPAEALYAVTGIQHAPFNTLYQLIAARGTGALAAARQALLIPDLMAYWLTGIAGTEVTNASTTQLLDASSRTWSADLAGRLGVDVGLFPPLRQPGARIGDLLPAVLEAAGLRGPVPVTAVASHDTASAVVAVPAAAGERFAYISTGTWSLAGLELEHPVLSEASRAANFTNEAGIDGTIRYLRNIMGLWLLQECVREWRVELPALLAAARKVPGLRSVIDAADATFLAPDHMPDRIREACRATGQPVPNTPPEITRCILDSLALAHRRAIEDAQRLADQPIDVVHMVGGAVRNTLLCQLTADACGLPVVAGPTEAAALGNVLVQARALGLLGDRTEMRALVARTQSLTRYVPGGDRAAWDEAAARLSGGF
- a CDS encoding bifunctional rhamnulose-1-phosphate aldolase/short-chain dehydrogenase, with the translated sequence MHENVNALLNRSHRLGADPRNTNYAGGNTSAKGTVTDPVTGGDVELLWVKGSGGDLGTLAEAGLAVLRLDRLRALVDVYPGVEREDEMVAAFDFCLHGKGGAAPSIDTAMHGLVDAEHVDHLHPDSGIALACAADGEKLTAECFGDAVVWIPWRRPGFQLGLDIAAVKAAHPQAIGCVLGGHGITAWGATSQACEANSLRIIRTAEAFLAEHGRREPFGPVLAGYEALPEAERRVRAAALAPYIRALASADRAQVGHFADADVVLDFLARAEHPRLAGLGTSCPDHFLRTKVRPLVLDLPPTAPLDDVIARLRELHAAYREDYRAYYERHASPDSPPMRGADPAIVLIPGVGMFSFGRDKQTARVAGEFYVNAINVMRGAEAVSSYAPIEESEKFRIEYWDLEEAKLARMPKPKPLATRIAVVTGAGSGIGKAIAHRLVAEGACVVVADRDAGAAEAVAAELGGADRAVAVTVDVTDEEQITAAFDAALLAFGGVDLVVNNAGISISKPLLETSAADWDVQHAIMARGSFLVSREAARVMIGQGLGGDIVYIASKNSVFAGPNNIAYSATKADQAHQVRLLAAELGEHGIRVNGINPDGVVRGSGIFAGGWGAQRAATYGIEEEKLGEFYAQRTILKREVLPEHVANAVFALVGGDLTHTTGLHIPVDAGVAAAFLR
- the rhaI gene encoding L-rhamnose isomerase: MPDPSAVKAALQAQEIETPSWGYANSGTRFKVFAQAGVPRDPFEKLADAAQVHAATGVAPLVSLHIPWDRVDDYGALAAHAANLGVRIGMINSNTFQDDDFKLGSVAHPDAAVRRKAVAHLMECVDIMDATGSDSLKLWFADGTNYPGQDDIVARQDRLFEALSEVYARLGEHQRMVLEYKLFEPAFYSTDVPDWGTSYAHCLKLGPKAKVVVDTGHHAPGTNIEFIVAFLLREGKLGAFDFNSRFYADDDLMVGAADPFQLFRILHEVAKNGGFDKAHGVAFMLDQCHNIEAKIPAMIRSVMNVQEATAKVLLVDLPALREAQAAGDVLGAHAVLMDAYDTDVRPLLADLREEMGLDRDPLAAYRASGYAEKIVADRVGGTQAGWGA